The following is a genomic window from [Chlorobium] sp. 445.
CAGTAGCTTTCACACGCTGAACCATACGCCTGACATCGCCATCAGTAACAATACCAAGTAAATTACCTTCGCTATCGACAACATTGACAGCCCCGAGACTTTTTTCTGAGAGCACACGAATCACCTCAAGCCAAGAAGCCGTAGGCAGAACAGTGGGATTGTCGCTACCGCTATGCATTAAATCTGATACACGC
Proteins encoded in this region:
- a CDS encoding KpsF/GutQ family sugar-phosphate isomerase, coding for RVSDLMHSGSDNPTVLPTASWLEVIRVLSEKSLGAVNVVDSEGNLLGIVTDGDVRRMVQRVKATDLEHLCAETMMTKNPISISAERLAAEALDMMENRPSQISVLPVVEGKRCIGLIRIHDIVRHGL